A genomic stretch from Candidatus Omnitrophota bacterium includes:
- a CDS encoding phosphoribosylaminoimidazolesuccinocarboxamide synthase: protein MEKRNKIYEGKAKIIYETDNPDLVIQYFKDDATAFDAAKRGTILQKGVCNNKISTRLFEYLYGKGIPTHFEKMLSDREMLVKKVRIIPLEVTMRNITAGGMSKLLGIEEGITLESPVFEYHYKNDSLHDPLINDYHAIALKLATADELNTIKALSFKINEYLKIFFSERGLDLVDFKLEFGRHKGTVILADEISPDTCRLWEKGTGRKLDKDRFRRDLGSVEEAYQEVLNKVLQ from the coding sequence ATGGAAAAGCGGAATAAGATCTACGAAGGCAAGGCAAAGATAATTTACGAGACGGATAACCCCGATCTTGTTATCCAATACTTCAAAGACGACGCCACCGCGTTTGACGCCGCGAAAAGAGGCACGATACTTCAGAAAGGCGTATGCAATAATAAGATCTCTACCCGGCTGTTTGAGTATCTTTACGGTAAGGGCATACCCACGCATTTTGAAAAGATGCTTTCAGACAGAGAGATGCTGGTCAAGAAGGTCAGGATCATTCCGCTTGAGGTGACCATGCGCAATATTACAGCCGGCGGCATGAGCAAATTACTGGGCATAGAAGAGGGCATCACGCTGGAGAGCCCCGTTTTTGAGTATCATTATAAGAACGATTCTTTGCATGATCCTTTAATAAACGATTACCACGCGATAGCGCTTAAGCTGGCTACCGCTGATGAGTTGAATACGATTAAGGCGTTGTCTTTTAAGATAAACGAGTACCTCAAAATTTTCTTTTCCGAAAGGGGCCTGGATCTGGTTGACTTTAAGCTTGAATTCGGCAGGCACAAGGGGACGGTGATCTTAGCCGACGAGATCTCACCCGATACCTGCCGCCTATGGGAGAAGGGCACGGGGCGCAAGCTCGATAAAGACAGATTCCGCCGCGATTTGGGCAGCGTTGAAGAGGCCTACCAGGAAGTTTTGAATAAGGTCCTGCAATAA
- the purB gene encoding adenylosuccinate lyase yields the protein MIQRYSLPEMSKVWEDESKFSKMLQIEILTCEALSKLKKIPAAAVSNIKRKAKFNIKQIQRLEEKTHHDIVAFVNNVSRYIGRDAQYFHMGITSSDLLDTALALQMREAADILIDGLSVLLRELKKKAKKYKDTPCMGRSHGVHAEPTTFGLKMALAYDEMRRNLERLQWAKYEISVGKISGAVGTYSNIDPRVEQYVCRKLNIRPAAISTQVIQRDIHAVFVNVLALIGASLEKMALEFRHLQRTEVLEVEEPFASGQKGSSAMPHKRNPVICERICGLARLLRANAHAAFEDVALWHERDISHSSVERVILPDSTLALDYMLNKMIYVVSGLNVYPENMMANIVRSKGLFFSQKILVALMNKGLNRPRAYDIVQRAAMQCWKRRVSFKEVLLEDKAVMKHMSYKELDDCFKLDAYLKNVGMIFNRLGL from the coding sequence ATGATACAGAGATATTCACTTCCCGAAATGAGCAAGGTCTGGGAGGACGAGTCCAAGTTCTCCAAAATGCTCCAAATAGAAATACTCACCTGCGAGGCCCTTTCTAAACTCAAGAAGATCCCCGCCGCCGCGGTCTCCAATATCAAGCGCAAAGCAAAGTTTAACATCAAGCAAATACAGAGGTTAGAAGAGAAGACCCACCACGATATCGTGGCGTTCGTGAACAACGTCTCGCGATACATCGGCAGGGACGCGCAATATTTCCATATGGGCATCACCTCATCCGACCTTCTGGATACGGCGCTGGCGCTGCAGATGAGGGAGGCAGCCGACATATTGATCGATGGTTTGAGCGTCCTGTTGCGGGAACTGAAGAAGAAGGCAAAGAAATATAAGGATACGCCTTGCATGGGCAGGTCGCACGGCGTACACGCTGAGCCGACCACATTCGGCCTGAAGATGGCGCTTGCCTATGATGAGATGCGGCGCAATCTTGAGCGGCTGCAATGGGCGAAATACGAGATCTCCGTGGGCAAGATTTCGGGGGCTGTAGGCACCTATTCCAACATAGACCCGCGCGTTGAGCAATACGTCTGCCGTAAGCTCAATATCAGGCCGGCGGCGATCTCCACCCAGGTGATCCAGAGGGATATTCACGCGGTATTCGTTAACGTGCTTGCCTTGATAGGCGCTTCCCTTGAGAAGATGGCTTTGGAGTTCCGGCATTTGCAGCGCACAGAGGTGCTTGAGGTTGAGGAGCCGTTCGCTTCCGGGCAGAAGGGTTCATCCGCCATGCCGCACAAAAGAAATCCGGTAATATGCGAGAGGATATGCGGACTGGCGCGCCTGCTGCGGGCAAACGCGCACGCTGCCTTTGAGGATGTGGCCCTGTGGCATGAGCGGGACATCAGCCATTCTTCCGTTGAGCGCGTCATTTTACCCGACTCAACATTGGCTCTGGATTATATGCTGAACAAAATGATCTATGTTGTATCGGGGCTTAATGTATACCCGGAAAATATGATGGCTAACATCGTGAGGTCCAAGGGGCTGTTTTTCTCGCAGAAGATACTGGTCGCTCTTATGAATAAAGGGCTTAACCGCCCCAGGGCATACGACATAGTGCAAAGGGCGGCAATGCAGTGCTGGAAGCGCAGGGTCAGCTTTAAAGAGGTCTTGCTTGAAGATAAGGCCGTGATGAAACATATGTCTTACAAAGAACTGGATGACTGTTTTAAACTGGATGCCTATTTGAAGAACGTAGGCATGATATTCAACCGATTGGGATTATGA
- the purL gene encoding phosphoribosylformylglycinamidine synthase subunit PurL yields the protein MVYRVEVKERQGVFDAVGEGIKKDILDLGINSVSEVRFIRVYYIESGLKEDKIRHIAEELLIDPVIEAYSLSAAADEGYQAIEVAYNAGVMDPAEESALKAVKDLGIEGVRRIAGAKKYLLKGDPSGQEIRAICEKLLYNKLIQHIVKGDAASYITTHSAEYRFQLNTVDLLGAGPKRLKQISKEGQLFLNLNEMKEIKKYFAKLGRNPTDCELETLAQTWSEHCGHKTFRGKILYKKDGKTTRINNLLKSTIMKVTRELNKPWCVSVFKDNAGIIKFDDNYNVCFKVETHNHPSALEPFGGANTGIGGVIRDILGTGLGAKPVLNTDVFCFGPPDTSQDNVPEGVLHPKRVAKGVVAGVRDYGNKMGIPTVNGAVLFDDAYIGNPLVYCGTAGIMPKGRSFKQTKKGDLIVVAGGRTGRDGIHGATFSSGELTSESETVSSGAVQIGNPIQEKKLLDTILKARDAGLYNAITDCGAGGLSSAVGEMGVDLGARVDLEKAPLKYKGLSYAEIWISEAQERMVLAVPKEKIEKLLEVFKSENVEATRIGEFTGTGRLELFYDKNKVCDLDMDFLHNGLPQIEKKAVSVRRTHKEPALPKDKDLTPYLFKLLSHYNICSKEWIIRQYDHEVQGGSVVKPLTGILNDGPSDAAVVRPLLDSRKGLIISCGINYRFGRIDPYWMAASCIDEALRQVISVGGSLDRVALLDNFCAGNPDKPDRLGGLVEAARGCYRAARDFGVPFVSGKDSLNNEYRVGDRSIAIPCTLLISAMAVMEDVSDAVTMSAKQAGDLIYIAGNTRDELGGSHFYDILGSLGNNVPKVNAKAAKKTMDALSRAARKKLVRAIHDCSEGGIAVCAAEMAFAGGLGMDIFLAEVPYSAQNPKYKNYDAAIMFSESNSRFLVEVPKQEQKEFERTMKGLPLGLIGCVCDNNKFNIYGLDNKVCASAKARHLKDAWQKPMRW from the coding sequence ATGGTCTATAGGGTTGAGGTCAAAGAAAGGCAGGGGGTCTTTGATGCCGTAGGAGAAGGCATCAAAAAGGATATCCTTGATCTGGGGATAAATTCTGTCTCAGAAGTCAGGTTTATCAGGGTATATTATATTGAGAGCGGACTCAAAGAGGATAAGATCAGGCATATCGCGGAGGAGCTGCTTATTGACCCGGTGATAGAAGCATATTCCTTATCCGCGGCGGCCGATGAGGGATACCAGGCAATAGAAGTGGCGTATAACGCCGGCGTGATGGATCCGGCTGAGGAGTCCGCTCTTAAGGCGGTTAAGGATCTGGGTATTGAAGGCGTAAGGCGTATAGCGGGCGCAAAAAAATACTTGCTCAAGGGAGATCCAAGCGGGCAGGAGATCAGGGCCATTTGCGAAAAACTGCTCTACAATAAATTGATACAGCATATTGTAAAGGGGGATGCCGCCTCATACATAACTACCCATTCGGCAGAATATAGATTTCAATTAAACACCGTAGATCTGCTGGGCGCTGGGCCAAAGCGGCTTAAGCAGATAAGCAAAGAAGGGCAGTTGTTCCTTAATCTCAACGAGATGAAGGAGATCAAGAAGTATTTCGCGAAACTCGGCCGCAACCCCACTGACTGCGAATTGGAGACACTGGCGCAGACCTGGTCTGAGCACTGCGGGCATAAGACATTCCGCGGCAAGATCCTTTATAAGAAAGACGGCAAGACAACCAGGATCAACAATCTGCTTAAATCAACGATAATGAAGGTAACCAGGGAATTGAACAAGCCCTGGTGCGTTTCGGTATTCAAAGATAACGCCGGCATTATAAAATTTGACGATAATTACAATGTATGTTTTAAGGTAGAGACGCATAATCATCCGTCGGCGCTTGAGCCGTTCGGCGGGGCGAATACCGGCATAGGCGGCGTGATCCGCGATATCTTAGGCACGGGGCTGGGGGCTAAACCGGTCCTGAATACGGATGTATTCTGTTTCGGGCCTCCCGATACTTCTCAAGATAATGTGCCGGAGGGCGTACTCCACCCCAAGAGGGTGGCTAAGGGCGTGGTCGCCGGAGTAAGGGATTACGGCAATAAAATGGGGATACCCACGGTGAACGGCGCGGTATTGTTTGACGACGCCTACATCGGCAATCCTCTGGTTTATTGCGGCACCGCGGGAATTATGCCCAAAGGCAGGTCATTTAAGCAGACAAAGAAAGGCGATCTGATCGTCGTTGCCGGAGGCAGGACAGGCCGCGACGGGATACACGGAGCGACATTTTCTTCAGGCGAACTCACCTCTGAGTCAGAGACGGTTTCTTCGGGCGCCGTGCAGATCGGCAATCCCATACAGGAAAAAAAACTGCTTGATACGATACTCAAGGCGCGCGACGCCGGGCTCTACAATGCTATCACCGATTGCGGCGCCGGCGGGCTGTCCAGCGCGGTGGGAGAGATGGGCGTTGATCTGGGGGCGCGCGTTGACCTGGAAAAGGCGCCTTTGAAATACAAAGGGCTTTCCTACGCGGAGATCTGGATCTCCGAGGCGCAGGAGAGAATGGTGCTGGCAGTGCCGAAGGAGAAAATAGAGAAACTGCTTGAGGTATTCAAGTCCGAGAATGTTGAGGCGACCCGCATAGGTGAATTCACAGGGACCGGCCGGCTGGAGTTATTCTACGATAAAAATAAGGTCTGTGACCTGGATATGGATTTTTTACATAACGGCCTGCCTCAGATCGAGAAAAAGGCGGTCAGCGTGAGAAGAACGCATAAAGAGCCGGCATTGCCAAAGGATAAGGACTTAACGCCGTACTTATTTAAACTGCTCTCGCATTATAATATCTGTTCTAAAGAGTGGATCATCAGGCAGTATGACCATGAGGTCCAGGGCGGTTCAGTAGTTAAGCCCCTGACCGGAATTCTAAACGATGGGCCTTCTGACGCGGCAGTGGTAAGGCCGCTTCTGGATTCACGCAAAGGGCTGATAATATCCTGCGGCATAAACTACAGGTTCGGCAGGATCGACCCCTATTGGATGGCCGCTTCTTGTATTGACGAGGCGCTGAGGCAGGTTATTTCTGTGGGCGGTTCTCTTGACAGGGTGGCATTGCTGGATAACTTCTGCGCCGGAAATCCGGATAAGCCCGACAGGCTAGGCGGACTGGTTGAGGCAGCCAGAGGCTGCTACAGGGCTGCCAGGGATTTCGGAGTCCCTTTCGTATCCGGCAAAGACAGCTTGAATAACGAATACCGCGTAGGCGATAGATCAATTGCCATTCCCTGCACCTTGCTGATATCCGCGATGGCGGTAATGGAGGACGTATCCGACGCTGTTACGATGAGCGCGAAACAGGCAGGCGACCTCATATACATTGCCGGCAATACCCGCGACGAATTAGGCGGTTCGCATTTTTATGATATCCTGGGGTCTCTCGGCAACAACGTTCCCAAGGTCAACGCGAAGGCCGCGAAAAAAACAATGGATGCCTTGAGCAGGGCGGCGCGGAAAAAGCTGGTCCGGGCGATACATGACTGTTCTGAAGGCGGGATCGCCGTATGCGCTGCCGAAATGGCGTTTGCCGGCGGCCTGGGAATGGATATATTCCTGGCAGAGGTCCCTTACTCAGCGCAAAATCCCAAATATAAGAATTACGATGCGGCAATAATGTTTTCCGAGTCCAATTCCCGCTTTTTGGTAGAGGTGCCGAAACAGGAACAGAAGGAATTTGAAAGGACTATGAAGGGCCTGCCGCTGGGGCTTATCGGCTGTGTCTGTGATAATAACAAATTTAACATATACGGGCTGGAT